The proteins below are encoded in one region of Huiozyma naganishii CBS 8797 chromosome 7, complete genome:
- the KNAG0G01740 gene encoding uncharacterized protein (similar to Saccharomyces cerevisiae AFR1 (YDR085C) and YER158C; ancestral locus Anc_8.217) has translation MEAVQGPYPAHKRAHSLGADQFQRNAKFSIPRSDSTSDLFDIQHSFVRLPTHSNGRHTVQNRNTLYRSNTVGGGGPYPAFNTPRNPYVHPQRQQQQQQQVVRSGSRVKRRSMLNTIPEQRKRPTVGTISHFEACSKGGRVHARSPSHGVAVRQASQPLSPLQRQKLQMQQQFNFPNGEKFTPRALLRRQQEPATVQPVQPPPQVESPRVIKRSNSTKKLGSFLKLFSLSKKSTAKKQKPTVVPPVTQPDEPLTSQFAALSTDPQARGDDAVEFNSAELLDRLHRQWDVVHEGGTSVPSTASSQNSIMSSRPQTESTGGSSQGGKRSVMFASDIYVRDTFSPEEYNRMDEEANEAERQNSSLYGDKVVYDEKYGFVNEVKFELNQFKKNEMLVHYDSIQFTQFFNH, from the coding sequence ATGGAGGCCGTACAGGGACCGTACCCCGCCCATAAAAGAGCGCACTCGCTGGGTGCAGACCAGTTCCAAAGAAATGCAAAATTCTCTATTCCAAGGTCTGACTCAACGTCGGATCTCTTCGATATACAGCACAGTTTTGTAAGACTGCCCACTCACAGTAATGGTAGACACACGGTGCAGAATAGGAATACGCTATATAGATCGAACACCGTAGGCGGTGGTGGGCCGTACCCTGCCTTCAACACGCCAAGGAACCCGTATGTACATCCAcagagacaacaacaacaacaacagcaggtGGTGCGTTCCGGTAGCAGAGTGAAGAGAAGGTCGATGCTCAATACGATACCGgaacagaggaagaggCCCACAGTGGGGACAATCTCGCATTTTGAGGCGTGTTCGAAAGGCGGGAGGGTCCATGCGAGGAGCCCGTCGCATGGTGTGGCAGTCAGACAGGCAAGTCAGCCGTTGAGTCCATTGCAAAGACAGAAATTACAgatgcaacagcagtttaACTTCCCAAACGGGGAAAAGTTCACACCGAGGGCTCTACTCAGAAGGCAACAGGAACCGGCGACAGTGCAACCCGTGCAGCCCCCGCCACAGGTGGAGTCGCCGCGCGTGATCAAGAGATCCAACTCAACCAAGAAACTTGGGTCGTTCCTCAAATTGTTCTCCCTCTCAAAGAAATCTACtgcaaagaaacagaaaccaaCAGTGGTGCCACCCGTAACACAACCGGATGAACCCCTGACGTCTCAGTTCGCGGCGTTGTCGACGGACCCACAGGCGCGGGGCGATGACGCCGTAGAGTTCAACTCCGCAGAGCTGCTGGATCGGCTCCATAGGCAGTGGGACGTCGTCCACGAGGGTGGCACCTCGGTACCGTCCACCGCATCCTCACAGAATTCCATCATGTCGTCTCGTCCACAGACGGAGTCTACGGGGGGGAGCTCCCAGGGCGGGAAACGATCGGTCATGTTCGCTAGTGATATATACGTGAGGGACACTTTCTCCCCAGAGGAGTATAACAGGATGGATGAGGAGGCAAACGAGGCAGAGAGACAGAATAGTAGTTTGTACGGGGACAAAGTCGTCTACGATGAGAAGTACGGGTTCGTCAACGAGGTTAAATTCGAACTCAACCAGTTTAAAAAAAACGAAATGCTTGTACACTACGACAGTATACAGTTCACacagttcttcaaccacTAA
- the KNAG0G01790 gene encoding SNG1 family protein, producing the protein MDGDLSSDEAVSHFLGRETDELSNIINSANEPREPYDDEKVPPREEDNNGNLYNSGSDASTTDTSGTNASSLESYRQEAENQASKQRRGSSGTIEDRTSGLPSVMRTATNYWSPRMKHQRRKVIFHFFRINAILALFCFTVFVIFWGASYNTKSYFHKINFLAVIQEDTLGTNMTDIVPLTSILPALLRRVPGHWHVLNDTQFKIIHSAQTPEQINEKVIDLIYDEVFWVAVNVKPNVTQALYNSLTSQEEAPFNATNYFQYVFESARDPSNVKSVIFPVAQGLETMLQQVYALEYLPSLARNISANTLNIENLASAGKLNFEYLDYRPFADRLLMTVTQLGCVYAIVLTCFQFLVYSPLHLEMSALLKRRDSAYYRIAISFLTHFFASLFVCTVSAIYQVDFTKAFGRGGFVIFWMTTWLFMWSVGGANENVMCLIFAGGPQYIGFWILGFVLINISPTFFPLVLNNAFYRYGYMMPLHNVVSIYRVIFFDLSRGKMGRNYGILAAWVVLNTILLPFDLKLTRYLIRRRRRKEVEAEASTS; encoded by the coding sequence ATGGATGGTGATTTGAGTTCAGACGAGGCTGTCAGTCATTTCTTGGGCAGAGAGACCGATGAGCTCAGCAATATAATCAATTCAGCGAACGAACCAAGAGAACCCTACGATGACGAGAAAGTGCCCCCTCGTGAGGAAGATAACAACGGGAACTTATACAATTCTGGGAGCGATGCGTCTACTACGGATACATCCGGAACGAATGCATCCAGTCTCGAAAGTTATCGTCAAGAGGCGGAAAATCAAGCGTCAAAGCAACGCCGTGGGAGCTCTGGTACGATTGAAGATAGGACTTCCGGTTTACCCAGTGTAATGAGGACCGCTACAAACTACTGGTCTCCTAGAATGAAGcatcaaagaagaaaagtcATCTTCCATTTCTTCAGAATTAACGCGATTCTGGCACTTTTTTGCTTCACAGTGTTTGTGATCTTCTGGGGGGCATCATACAATACTAAATCGTATTTCCATAAGATAAACTTCCTGGCTGTAATACAGGAAGATACTTTGGGTACGAATATGACGGACATCGTACCTTTAACTTCAATATTGCCCGCACTTTTAAGGAGAGTGCCCGGCCATTGGCATGTGCTGAACGACACCCAATTTAAGATCATCCACAGTGCTCAAACCCCAGAGCAGATTAACGAAAAAGTTATCGACCTAATCTACGACGAGGTATTTTGGGTCGCAGTGAACGTGAAGCCGAATGTAACCCAGGCATTGTATAACTCCTTAACATCCCAAGAAGAGGCCCCCTTCAATGCAACAAATTACTTCCAGTACGTGTTTGAAAGCGCGAGAGACCCTTCGAACGTGAAGAGTGTCATATTCCCAGTAGCACAGGGGTTGGAGACTATGCTCCAGCAAGTTTATGCCCTCGAATACCTGCCATCACTAGCAAGGAATATAAGTGCCAACACTTTGAATATAGAGAACCTGGCGTCTGCGGGGAAACTCAACTTTGAGTACTTGGATTATAGACCTTTTGCAGACAGGCTGCTGATGACTGTCACGCAGCTTGGCTGTGTCTATGCCATTGTCTTAACttgtttccagtttctggtCTACAGTCCTTTGCATCTAGAGATGTCAGCTCTTTTAAAACGTAGAGATAGCGCTTACTATCGAATAGCCATTTCCTTTCTGACACACTTCTTTGCGTCTCTGTTCGTTTGTACCGTTTCCGCCATTTATCAGGTTGATTTCACGAAGGCGTTTGGCAGAGGAGGATTTGTCATCTTTTGGATGACTACGTGGTTGTTCATGTGGTCCGTAGGTGGTGCTAATGAGAATGTGATGTGTTTAATATTTGCCGGGGGACCACAGTACATTGGATTTTGGATTCTAGGGTTTGTTTTAATAAATATATCCCCCACTTTTTTCCCATTGGTTCTCAACAACGCATTTTACAGGTACGGGTACATGATGCCACTACACAACGTCGTGAGCATATATCGtgtgatattttttgatttATCTCGCGGGAAAATGGGCAGAAACTACGGTATTTTAGCTGCTTGGGTAGTGTTGAACACTATCTTGCTACCATTTGATTTGAAACTAACCAGGTACCTTATTAGGAGAAGACGGAGGAAGGAAGTTGAAGCAGAGGCTTCtacaagttga
- the RAD4 gene encoding Rad4p (similar to Saccharomyces cerevisiae RAD4 (YER162C); ancestral locus Anc_8.225) translates to MNSELPKEYFDLVRSVLKEKRQEEGVRRDQEGESERRSLRRKRRRVQSRVSSASEVIDLDDDAGETPPRGSPEVIDLSDSPSISDEEVASDEFEDVTDPAIGDISVTVATGDRAAERREKVQQRNVCSPEEKQFRRTFHMLYLVCMMTHGCIRNDWCNDSKLMKRLTRLVPDKTYEMLHPAKDDEMILRSTRKLLDGLKKCMELWQTHWKIVRAYPGRGCYMPSWQEVHAGSTRQSVGLTRRQFVKNVLRGVGDVDVATQGFVALLRSCNLNARLVMSAQPPDFTNLKLRDDLSCEYADMTKFPLFWCEVWDKFSKRWITVDPMNLKTIEQVRHFSKLTPSGAPACKRNVMRYVIGYDRKRGCRDITRRYVRYLHGRTRKKRITKDLRGAQWFSLVVGSLNMRKQMRIDEYESHYFEQRDMDEGMPDNLQDLKNHPFYVAETDLRQNQILKPGCKECGYLKVSHKQDKVLKVYARRDVMDLKSARQWYNEGRILKTGARSKKVIKKARSQRRAFADDPPEEDERLYGEEDTEWYVAPLAAPDGTIKKNVYGNVEVFVDSMVPANCCLIRSPLAVKAARFIRVEHAPAVTEFRFERGHTVKPVISGVVVAQWFREAVLTAIDGIEYEQEEDQRRERELHALQGWNQLLLKIRIKANLNSAYGGVPHEEEETPAEAGGFFVPGNTTGAGHSADDDAQPDIDDEYADFLNEIDSS, encoded by the coding sequence ATGAATAGTGAATTGCCTAAGGAGTATTTTGATCTGGTGAGGAGCGTACTCAAGGAAAAGAGGCAGGAGGAAGGTGTTCGGCGAGACCAGGAGGGTGAATCTGAGAGGCGAAGTTTGCGTAGGAAGCGGAGGAGAGTTCAATCCCGTGTCAGCAGTGCGTCGGAGGTGATAGATCTAGACGATGACGCAGGTGAGACCCCTCCCCGTGGTAGTCCCGAGGTGATTGACTTATCGGATTCACCATCCATCAGTGACGAGGAAGTTGCCTCCGATGAGTTCGAGGACGTTACGGACCCAGCGATAGGGGACATCTCAGTAACGGTCGCTACTGGGGATAGAGCTGCGGAGCGGCGGGAGAAAGTGCAGCAGCGCAATGTGTGCTCACCGGAGGAGAAGCAGTTTCGAAGAACCTTCCATATGTTGTACCTGGTCTGCATGATGACGCATGGGTGTATAAGGAACGACTGGTGCAATGACTCAAAACTGATGAAGCGGTTAACGAGGTTAGTTCCTGACAAGACGTACGAGATGTTGCACCCGGCGAAGGACGACGAGATGATCCTGCGGAGTACTCGGAAACTGTTGGATGGGTTAAAGAAGTGTATGGAACTCTGGCAGACGCATTGGAAGATCGTGAGGGCGTACCCTGGGCGAGGGTGCTACATGCCCTCTTGGCAGGAAGTCCATGCGGGCTCCACACGGCAAAGTGTAGGGTTGACGCGAAGACAATTTGTCAAGAACGTACTGAGAGGTGTTGGTGACGTTGATGTGGCGACACAGGGGTTTGTAGCGCTTCTTCGGTCGTGTAACTTGAACGCAAGGCTGGTGATGTCTGCACAGCCGCCGGACTTCACGAACTTGAAGCTGAGGGACGATTTGTCTTGTGAGTATGCTGATATGACTAAGTTCCCCTTGTTCTGGTGTGAAGTGTGGGacaagttttccaaaaggtGGATCACTGTGGATCcgatgaacttgaagacGATTGAGCAAGTGCGCCACTTCTCCAAGTTGACGCCGAGTGGGGCCCCAGCATGCAAGAGGAACGTGATGCGGTATGTGATCGGGTACGACCGGAAGCGCGGGTGTCGTGACATCACGAGACGGTACGTGCGCTACTTGCACGGCCGGACTCGTAAGAAACGTATAACGAAGGACCTTCGAGGTGCACAGTGGTTTTCGCTGGTGGTAGGCTCTCTCAATATGAGGAAACAGATGAGGATCGACGAGTACGAGTCACACTATTTTGAGCAACGGGACATGGACGAGGGGATGCCTGATAATCTCCAagacttgaagaaccaCCCCTTCTATGTGGCTGAGACCGATTTACGACAGAACCAGATCCTGAAACCTGGGTGCAAGGAGTGTGGATACTTGAAAGTGAGCCACAAGCAGGACAAAGTGCTTAAAGTGTATGCTCGACGGGACGTTATGGACTTGAAGAGTGCTCGCCAGTGGTACAACGAGGGCCGTATATTGAAGACTGGAGCTCGTTCGAAGAAAGTGATCAAGAAAGCGAGGTCTCAGCGACGCGCTTTTGCGGATGATCCgccagaggaggacgagcGGTTGTACGGGGAGGAGGACACCGAGTGGTACGTGGCACCCTTGGCGGCACCTGACGGCAcgatcaagaagaacgtgTACGGGAACGTGGAGGTGTTTGTGGACAGCATGGTCCCCGCGAACTGTTGTCTGATCCGGAGCCCACTGGCGGTGAAGGCGGCACGATTTATCCGTGTTGAGCACGCACCGGCGGTGACTGAGTTCAGGTTTGAGAGGGGCCACACTGTGAAACCAGTGATCAGCGGTGTGGTCGTTGCCCAATGGTTCCGTGAGGCTGTTCTCACGGCGATTGACGGAATTGAGTAtgagcaagaggaggaccAGCGGAGGGAACGTGAGTTGCACGCGTTACAAGGGTGGAACcagctgttgttgaagattCGAATCAAGGCGAACTTGAACAGTGCGTACGGTGGAGTTCCACatgaggaagaggagacACCCGCAGAAGCCGGTGGGTTTTTCGTCCCCGGGAACACGACTGGTGCAGGTCACAGTGCTGATGACGATGCGCAACCTGACATTGACGATGAGTACGCtgattttttgaacgagATCGACTCATCGTGA
- the BUR6 gene encoding negative cofactor 2 transcription regulator complex subunit BUR6 (similar to Saccharomyces cerevisiae BUR6 (YER159C); ancestral locus Anc_8.219), whose translation MEVGRGSVAVAAGAGDEHVPAPVQESGPALAPVFERIKTHFPPAKIKKIMQTDEDIGKVSQATPVVAGRSLEYFVALLVTRSGELARASGTGKITADTLRETILKDEKFDFLRESLCGTD comes from the coding sequence ATGGAAGTCGGGAGGGGAAGCGTTGCTGTGGCAGCAGGGGCCGGCGACGAGCACGTGCCGGCGCCGGTGCAGGAGTCCGGCCCGGCGTTGGCGCCCGTGTTCGAGCGTATCAAGACACACTTCCCGCCAGcgaagatcaagaagataaTGCAGACGGACGAGGATATAGGGAAGGTGTCCCAGGCGACACCCGTGGTCGCCGGCAGGTCGCTGGAGTATTTTGTCGCACTGCTGGTGACACGCAGCGGGGAGCTGGCAAGGGCCTCGGGGACGGGCAAGATCACGGCAGACACGCTGCGGGAGACGATTCTGAAGGACGAGAAATTCGACTTCCTCCGGGAGAGTCTGTGCGGCACGGACTGA
- the SPT2 gene encoding Spt2p (similar to Saccharomyces cerevisiae SPT2 (YER161C); ancestral locus Anc_8.224), producing MSFLSKLSEWKKAKPVAVSGKLSGTATPSSSEPHSDVSYLPDNYVRDEDPAVRRLKELRRKERLKSGPTGTAVKRKRRAPGAPDEPRKRRNGADSEGGLLGTVYKRRPGSRQQQAATHAGAATKRDAVKKMTFEELMMQAETNAVEKPATTAPPQRTAAPVRNPGFKPRRRRTGPASTTKTPAEPSKPTQRRPATPRFPAQPNDLLRRRLKQREQREQRQQQQQQHRGATAATTPRRTLSWTTSSRTTTRTTRAAAAVARGTGTTATRSGPCSAAAGADATSTSRGRLAEGDDDDMEANEMEILEEEQRAARLARLEDKREEQWLRAHDASKRRRRG from the coding sequence ATGAGTTTCCTATCTAAACTTTCTGAATGGAAGAAAGCGAAACCCGTTGCTGTCTCTGGCAAACTCTCTGGGACGGCAACACCCTCTTCTTCCGAGCCACACTCCGACGTATCGTACTTACCTGACAACTACGTTCGGGACGAGGACCCAGCCGTGCGGCGCCTGAAGGAGCTACGCCGCAAGGAACGGTTGAAGAGTGGGCCGACAGGGACCGCagtgaagaggaaacgGAGGGCCCCCGGTGCCCCCGACGAGCCCCGCAAGAGACGGAACGGTGCTGACAGCGAGGGCGGGCTCCTCGGGACCGTGTACAAGAGAAGACCAGGCTCACGACAGCAACAAGCAGCCACTCACGCTGGGGCAGCGACGAAAAGGGACGCtgtgaagaagatgacgTTTGAGGAGCTGATGATGCAGGCGGAGACGAACGCGGTGGAGAAGCCGGCGACCACGGCGCCCCCGCAGCGCACGGCGGCGCCGGTGCGGAACCCCGGTTTCAAGCCGCGGAGGCGGAGGACGGGGCCCGCCTCCACTACCAAAACACCCGCGGAACCGAGCAAACCGACGCAGCGGCGACCCGCGACACCGCGGTTCCCCGCCCAGCCGAACGACCTGCTCCGGCGGCGGCTAAAACAGCGCGAACAGCGCGAacagcggcagcagcagcagcagcagcaccgGGGGGCAACGGCGGCTACGACTCCGCGTCGGACTCTGAGCTGGACGACTTCATCGcggacgacgacgaggacgacgagggcGGCCGCGGCCGTGGCGCGCGGGACGGGTACGACCGCGACGAGATCTGGGCCCTGTTCAGCCGCGGCGGGCGCGGACGCGACGAGTACGTCGCGCGGGAGGCTGGCGGAGggcgacgatgacgacaTGGAGGCGAACGAGATGGAGATCCTGGAGGAGGAGCAGCGCGCGGCGCGGCTCGCGCGGCTGGAGGACAAGCGCGAGGAGCAGTGGCTGCGGGCGCACGACGCGTCGAAGCGGCGGCGGCGCGGGTGA
- the GCG1 gene encoding gamma-glutamylcyclotransferase (similar to Saccharomyces cerevisiae YER163C; ancestral locus Anc_8.226): MTQDENDGDGLWVLGYGSLIYKPPPHFTHRIPATIFGFMRRFWQSSVDHRGVPEYPGRVTTLIPYEEIVANPRFQEELRVYYQDHEGISDPADLTTVGVVYYIPPEFAQEVREYLDVREQNGYTLHEVEVHLDVPKGEEEQYGEALSSLARDPVSGKHILKTTVYIGTTLNKAFVGPETIADTAHVICTARGPSGENYEYLEKLYYALKGMQLQGALQREDHYLERLFNEVNRQRSV, from the coding sequence ATGACACAGGATGAAAACGATGGTGACGGGCTTTGGGTGCTCGGATACGGATCGCTGATCTACAAGCCACCACCACATTTTACGCACAGGATCCCTGCCACGATATTTGGGTTTATGAGACGGTTCTGGCAGAGCTCCGTGGATCACCGCGGGGTTCCCGAGTACCCTGGCCGTGTGACGACGCTGATCCCCTACGAGGAGATTGTCGCAAACCCACGGTTTCAAGAGGAATTGCGGGTGTATTACCAGGACCACGAGGGGATATCGGACCCGGCAGATCTGACCACTGTCGGCGTGGTATACTATATCCCACCCGAGTTCGCGCAGGAGGTCAGGGAGTACCTGGACGTTAGGGAACAGAACGGGTACACTCTACACGAGGTCGAGGTGCACTTGGACGTGCCTAAGGGTGAGGAGGAGCAATACGGCGAGGCGCTGAGCTCGCTGGCGCGTGATCCAGTATCCGGGAAGCATATTTTGAAGACCACCGTGTACATCGGTACCACTCTTAACAAGGCCTTTGTCGGCCCTGAGACTATTGCGGACACCGCGCACGTTATTTGCACCGCGAGGGGGCCCAGCGGTGAGAACTACGAGtatttggagaaattgTATTACGCTCTGAAGGGGATGCAACTGCAAGGTGCGTTGCAACGGGAAGACCATTATTTGGAACGGTTATTTAATGAAGTAAATAGACAGAGGAGTGTCTGA